A genome region from Diorhabda carinulata isolate Delta chromosome 2, icDioCari1.1, whole genome shotgun sequence includes the following:
- the LOC130903417 gene encoding solute carrier family 25 member 44: MDFYSLVPEGSDDNKIIRTIEWDMMDKTKFFPLSMLSSFSVRCALYPLTLIKTRLQIQKHNDLYTGIFDAYGKIYRYEGFSGLYRGFWVSSVQIVSGVFYISTYEGVRHILHKKKVHSSLRALIAGGCASLVGQTIIVPFDVLSQHLMMMGVNGREEKAFNHLGIKIQSNKSKFALTIDVMKHIFKMDGIAGFYRGYWASLSAYVPNSALWWGFYHFYQDQLFYVLPSWFSHLLLQSISGTLGGFTTTVLTNPLDVVRARLQVQRIGSMRTAFRDLWVEEGLNMFTKGLSARLIQSATFSFSIIVGYETIKRISVNEEYKQFVKW; encoded by the exons atggatttttattcGCTGGTTCCCGAAGGTAGCGatgacaataaaataataaggaCCATAGAATGGGATATGATGGACAAAACGAAATTTTTCCCATTATCCATGCTGAGTTCATTTAGCGTTAGATGTGCACTTTATCCTTTAACGTTAATAAAAACTAGGTTACAAATTCAAAAGCACAATGATTTATACACGG GTATATTTGATGCCTATGGTAAAATATATAGGTATGAAGGATTTTCTGGTCTATATAGGGGATTTTGGGTATCTTCTGTACAAATTGTTAGTG GTGTATTTTATATCTCAACCTATGAAGGAGTGAGACATATTTTACACAAGAAAAAAGTACATTCTAGTTTAAGAGCCCTTATAGCTGGAGGATGCGCTTCATTAGTTGGTCAAACTATTATAGTACCTTTTGATGTTCTTAGTCAACATCTAATGATGATGGGAGTTAACGGTAGAGaggaaaaa gCTTTTAACCATTTGggaataaaaattcaatcaaataaaagtaaatttgcTTTAACAATAGATGTAATGAAACACATATTTAAAATGGATGGTATTGCTGGTTTTTATAGGGGCTATTGGGCAAGTTTATCTGCCTATGTTCCAAACTCAGCTTTATGGTGGGGATTCTACCACTTTTATCAAG acCAATTATTTTATGTACTGCCCAGTTGGTTCTCCCATCTTCTCCTTCAAAGTATCTCCGGAACATTAGGTGGATTTACTACAACAGTTTTAACGAATCCATTAGATGTAGTTAGAGCAAGGTTACAAGTCCAAAGAATAGGTTCAATGCGCACAGCATTTAGAGATTTATGGGTAGAAGAAGGTCTCAATATGTTCACCAAAGGTCTAAGTGCAAGACTTATACAATCGGCCACGTTTAGTTTTAGTATAATAGTTGGTTATGAAACAATTAAAAGAATATCAGTTAATGAAGAATATAAACAGTTTGTTAAATGGTGA